The Streptomyces avermitilis MA-4680 = NBRC 14893 genome contains a region encoding:
- a CDS encoding DUF6197 family protein, with the protein MSTRLPSLGRPDPTTAAPSAAPPLSLEERLTLVNAAMTARLDEAAIAYEVNTAHIETKPIDLTDVVTGPLNTGPAPLPDLYPTPVAALLQRAHQRLVSGGWCKDALVDADGARCMLGAIRIEAGGDRHLEADAATVLLDAIRRQFGDDVDSVPGFNDAWGTGRVPMRMLEQAASLADARGL; encoded by the coding sequence ATGTCCACCCGCCTGCCTTCCCTCGGCCGCCCTGATCCGACCACCGCGGCGCCTTCAGCCGCCCCACCGCTGTCCCTCGAGGAACGCCTCACTCTCGTCAACGCAGCGATGACGGCACGCCTCGACGAAGCGGCCATCGCGTATGAGGTCAACACCGCCCACATCGAGACCAAGCCCATCGACCTGACCGACGTTGTCACCGGCCCCCTCAACACAGGACCCGCCCCGCTGCCCGACCTGTACCCGACACCGGTCGCGGCCCTCCTGCAGCGCGCCCACCAGCGACTCGTCAGCGGCGGTTGGTGCAAGGACGCCCTGGTCGACGCCGACGGCGCCCGCTGCATGCTCGGAGCCATCCGCATCGAAGCCGGCGGCGACCGCCACCTGGAAGCCGACGCCGCCACCGTGCTCTTGGACGCGATCCGCCGCCAGTTCGGCGACGACGTCGACTCGGTGCCCGGCTTCAACGACGCCTGGGGCACCGGCCGTGTCCCGATGCGCATGCTCGAACAGGCCGCGAGCCTCGCCGACGCCCGCGGACTGTAG
- a CDS encoding DNA translocase FtsK codes for MRRMPTRAKTELAAYGASTAALAVLPSMELLPAHASVAAISGVSTWWLYQRVKAGDFRKAIRSGQRLLGPLTGSAVYTAAAVAPGNSWWEIPLALGWGALMSAWLPASRSTWTPPGDLTTVYPSGFAGLVMRLWDQHEVAPQTRLENVQQIVSASHPDFSCDIVAPQGKPVGRIEADAIAACFGVPTLAVSLRETEHGPGRIRLTVAPTQEGGRSIDDLWSALISRPGGAIPGSTIVRVERQPARGQLPARGMILAQVEPGEVARVNYDQLCSAFGVKAEEMRLVTESRGNEVLVTLYEAAPLRVARRATRALLTLDAYGRYTIGTAHDGTDAKVHMRSASGTFHGFLVGVTGSGKTVSLALMCAAWALAGMASWVTSARPDAQMSAVGRHVDRQGSGAIFTWWLLKAAVALMDIRGQMNEEAGHDYSPHSPYPALTLVLDEFNSLVGDDLFGDDIAQMTDVLAREGRKFGIGVIFAGQSLNLDKLGGSSSLRDQVQGGIGVVLRITGGIAARQATGGLAADTDLPPIPDRLGAHMSLMDRMLGTATDVPGETTQGMGHTVTGSDATMMRTLYVHLPDDGSPDGLDEIFPESGAINTLTDREIEALSALGLWHEWTMPPPTGKEDDDADGGGAAFIGSFTPPPPAARKPKKTTVKDKILAVVDREMTAKEVRDQVDAAAGTIRNVLSDLVADGRLKQVDHGLYAPAATDVTAAPDRDSPDSEQLPEGVDGELLMLAADLVVTTRFGSQSMLQRKLRVGFALAGVLLDALEERGLVGPADGSKAREVLVPVGADEDVLRELRADLGPVLQD; via the coding sequence ATGCGCAGGATGCCCACACGGGCGAAAACAGAACTCGCCGCCTACGGGGCATCCACCGCCGCCCTCGCGGTGCTGCCCAGCATGGAGCTGCTGCCCGCCCACGCGTCCGTCGCCGCGATCAGCGGTGTCAGCACCTGGTGGCTGTACCAGCGCGTCAAGGCCGGCGACTTCCGCAAGGCGATCCGCTCGGGGCAGCGGCTCCTTGGACCGCTCACCGGCAGCGCGGTCTACACCGCGGCCGCCGTCGCCCCTGGCAACAGCTGGTGGGAGATCCCCCTCGCCCTCGGATGGGGTGCCCTGATGTCCGCCTGGCTGCCCGCCAGCCGCTCCACCTGGACTCCGCCCGGCGACCTGACCACCGTCTACCCGTCCGGGTTCGCCGGGCTGGTGATGCGGCTGTGGGACCAGCACGAAGTGGCGCCCCAGACGCGGCTGGAGAATGTGCAGCAGATCGTGTCGGCCAGCCACCCGGACTTCAGCTGCGACATCGTCGCTCCGCAGGGCAAGCCCGTCGGCCGGATTGAGGCCGACGCCATCGCCGCCTGCTTCGGTGTGCCGACGCTGGCCGTGTCGCTGCGCGAGACGGAGCACGGGCCCGGCCGCATCCGGCTCACCGTCGCCCCCACCCAGGAAGGCGGCCGCAGCATCGACGACCTCTGGTCGGCGCTCATCTCCCGGCCCGGCGGCGCTATCCCCGGCAGCACCATCGTCCGTGTGGAACGCCAGCCCGCCCGCGGCCAGCTCCCCGCCCGCGGCATGATCCTCGCCCAGGTCGAGCCCGGCGAGGTCGCCCGCGTCAACTACGACCAGCTGTGCTCCGCGTTCGGCGTCAAAGCCGAAGAGATGCGGCTGGTCACCGAAAGCCGCGGCAACGAAGTCCTCGTCACCCTCTACGAGGCCGCGCCGCTGCGGGTGGCCCGCCGTGCCACCCGCGCACTGCTCACCCTGGACGCCTACGGCCGCTACACCATCGGCACCGCCCACGACGGCACCGACGCCAAAGTCCACATGCGCTCCGCGTCCGGCACCTTCCACGGCTTCCTGGTCGGTGTCACCGGCTCCGGCAAGACCGTCTCGCTGGCGCTGATGTGCGCGGCGTGGGCGCTGGCCGGGATGGCGAGCTGGGTGACCTCCGCCCGGCCCGACGCGCAGATGTCCGCGGTCGGCCGGCACGTCGACCGGCAGGGCTCCGGCGCGATCTTCACCTGGTGGCTGCTGAAGGCCGCGGTCGCCCTGATGGACATCCGCGGCCAGATGAACGAGGAAGCCGGCCACGACTACTCCCCGCACTCCCCCTACCCGGCCCTGACGCTGGTCCTGGATGAGTTCAACAGCCTCGTCGGGGACGACCTGTTCGGCGACGACATCGCGCAGATGACGGACGTCCTCGCCCGCGAGGGACGCAAGTTCGGCATCGGCGTGATCTTCGCCGGGCAGTCCCTCAACCTCGACAAACTCGGCGGCAGCAGCTCGCTGCGCGACCAGGTCCAGGGCGGCATCGGTGTCGTCCTGCGCATCACCGGCGGGATCGCCGCCCGGCAGGCCACCGGCGGCCTCGCCGCAGACACAGACCTCCCGCCGATTCCCGACCGGCTCGGCGCGCACATGTCGCTGATGGACCGCATGCTCGGCACCGCCACCGATGTCCCAGGGGAGACCACGCAGGGCATGGGGCACACCGTCACCGGCTCCGACGCGACCATGATGCGCACCCTGTACGTGCACCTGCCCGACGACGGCTCCCCCGACGGACTCGACGAGATCTTCCCGGAGAGCGGCGCCATCAACACGCTCACTGACCGCGAGATCGAGGCCCTCAGCGCGCTCGGTCTGTGGCACGAGTGGACGATGCCCCCGCCCACCGGCAAGGAAGACGACGACGCTGACGGCGGGGGCGCGGCGTTCATCGGCTCGTTCACCCCGCCCCCGCCGGCGGCCCGCAAGCCGAAGAAGACCACCGTCAAAGACAAGATCCTCGCGGTCGTCGACCGGGAGATGACGGCCAAGGAGGTCCGCGACCAGGTCGACGCGGCCGCCGGCACCATCCGCAACGTCCTGTCCGACCTGGTCGCCGACGGCCGCCTCAAGCAGGTTGACCACGGCCTGTACGCCCCGGCCGCAACCGACGTCACCGCCGCCCCCGACCGGGACAGCCCGGACAGCGAGCAGCTGCCCGAAGGAGTCGACGGTGAGCTGCTGATGTTGGCCGCCGATCTGGTGGTCACCACCCGGTTCGGATCGCAGTCGATGCTGCAGCGCAAGCTGCGCGTCGGGTTCGCTCTCGCCGGCGTCCTGCTGGACGCGCTGGAAGAGCGCGGACTGGTCGGCCCGGCCGACGGCAGCAAGGCCCGCGAGGTCCTGGTGCCGGTCGGAGCCGACGAGGACGTGCTCCGCGAACTGCGCGCCGACCTCGGACCGGTCCTCCAGGACTGA